A window from Camelus dromedarius isolate mCamDro1 chromosome 9, mCamDro1.pat, whole genome shotgun sequence encodes these proteins:
- the CAPNS2 gene encoding calpain small subunit 2 codes for MFLAKALLEGADQGLGHALGGLLGGGGQRRGGEGNIGGIVGGIVNFISKAAAAQYTPEPPPTQQHFTYVEANESEEVRRFRQQFAQLAGPDMEVGATDLMNILNKVLSKHKDLKSDGFSLDTCRSIVSVMDSDTTGKLGFEEFKYLWNNIKKWQCVFKQYDRDQSGSLGSSQLRGALQAAGFQLNEQLYQMIVRRYADEDESMDFNNFISCLVRLDAMFRAFRSLDGDADGLVQVSIQEWLQLTMYS; via the coding sequence ATGTTTCTGGCAAAGGCTCTTTTGGAAGGAGCAGATCAAGGTCTTGGCCATGCTCTTGGAGGCCTTCTTGGAGGAGGCGgccagagaagaggaggagaaggaaatatTGGAGGGATAGTTGGTGGGATTGTGAATTTCATCAGCAAGGCTGCAGCAGCTCAGTATACCCCGGAACCGCCTCCCACCCAGCAGCATTTCACCTATGTGGAGGCCAATGAGAGTGAGGAAGTTAGGCGGTTTCGGCAACAATTTGCACAGCTGGCTGGACCGGACATGGAGGTGGGTGCCACTGACCTAATGAATATTCTCAACAAAGTCCTTTCTAAGCACAAGGACCTGAAGTCCGACGGCTTTAGTCTTGACACCTGCCGGAGCATCGTGTCCGTCATGGACAGTGATACGACCGGGAAGCTGGGCTTTGAAGAATTTAAGTATCTCTGGAACAACATCAAGAAATGGCAGTGTGTTTTTAAGCAATATGACAGGGACCAGTCTGGGTCTCTGGGAAGTTCTCAGCTGCGGGGAGCGCTGCAGGCAGCAGGCTTCCAGCTAAATGAGCAGCTTTACCAAATGATTGTCCGCCGATATGCCGATGAGGATGAAAGTATGGATTTTAACAACTTCATCAGCTGCCTGGTCCGCCTGGATGCCATGTTTCGAGCCTTCAGATCCCTGGATGGAGATGCGGATGGCCTGGTTCAGGTGTCTATTCAAGAATGGCTGCAGCTGACCATGTATTCCTGA